Sequence from the Brassica oleracea var. oleracea cultivar TO1000 unplaced genomic scaffold, BOL UnpScaffold01165, whole genome shotgun sequence genome:
ttactcactaatctccatgattcctcttaaacccatattggatttcagattaatcatgtagagaaatagataagaaatcaacaagaacacaagaacataacaatcaaaatccaagagatgaacttctcaagagagtttttgtgtatttctcaaTAGATCCAAAAGATAATCTCTCTGGGGGCTACAAAAGATGTTTTAAACATAGGTTTTAGAAATGTAAAACGTCCAAAATAAATTGCAAAAAGGTCCTTGAGAAGTCATGATTTTCGGCAGCAAAATAACGCGGAGCGACTTGCAGGTGTCGCTCCGGAAGGTCGCTCCAGGGCCGATTTTTGGTGTCTCCGGGCGAGAGGTCCCGAGCGACTttggtgtgtcgctccaacGGGTCGCTCTGGATCGGGAGCGACCTTgataggtcgctctgagaggtcgctccagggtcaTCTAAGACTGTTCGGAGTGACgagaacgcgagcgacttcatggcgtcgctttaggaggtcgctccgagaggtgtgtgagatgcgagcgacctcggcgCGTCGCTCTGGGCAAGTCGCTTCACGGGGTGAgtatggcgagcgacttcacggggtcgctccagctaggtcgctctgagaggtgctttggagcgacctcatgacgtcgctgcggaacctcgctcccctgctctgctcgtccaatgatcacatatatcacctcctttgagctccaaatgcatccaaatagccccaagaactccatgtggcactccaacacctgatagagactcatgtatgtaaaatgtaacctaaacatgactaaatcctagtctatatgatcaaaatgcacatggatgaatggataaaataatggaaatatgcaagatatcagtacCTAAGATCAAGCATCAAACCAACAACACGACAAGTTTTAAGACAGAATCTCTGTTACATCAACCGCAAAAAGAACTTGTTATAAGATATATAAACTTACATTTCTTCCTCTTCGCCACTCTTCATTGCATCCTTGGTGATACACATGAAAGCGTCTTCTACATTGGTGCCTTCTTTGGCAGAGGTTTCATAGTATGGAATGTTTCCTTTTGAAGCACACCAAGCTCGAGCTTTCTTCTCTGATACCACCCGACTTTTTCCACCATCCACATCGATTTTCTTACCGATGACAACAAAGGAAAAGTTCTCTGGATCCGACGGACTTGCCTGCAAATCACAGTAACAAGACTTGCATTAAAGACATCTGATCTGGAGCACGTGGGAAGATAGCATGAATACACACACATACCTGGATCAGAAATTCTTCCCTCCAGTTATTGAGATCCTCAAATGATTTAGTGGAATTGACATCATAGACAAGTACACAGCAATCAGCACCGCGATAAAAAGCTACACCAAGGCTCTAGAACCTTTCCTGACCAGCCGTGTCCCatatctgttaaaaaaaagaagcaagacCTTAGCTCTTATGGTCAAACAAAGAGAGCAGTACATAGAGTACTTGGGGATCAATTCTTAATCTAGAACAGAGTATGTTACTAAGCATTAGAGAATAACATGTAAACTATCTATATGGCAGAACCCTATGTCTATTCTTGCATGCCAAAAGAAACCCCCCCTTGTAATCACATTAGGAAACATTATAAAATGTTTCTAAATTGGAATAAATGCACAACTATCCCACCACAGAACTAAAGTTTCCATTGGTACAAGATGAAGCAACTGAGATTATCAGTCTGAAGCTGATCAAATTTGTTTCTAATTTTACCTATGCCACTTGGGAGTGATACTCAATCGAGTCCAAGAAGAATCAAAagaaagaatattaaaaaagaaacttaattaaaaaaattttaaaagataaatgaagacataattattacacaaaaataaatattataacaatactaatagtctagtaaatttgctccagaatttctaaaatattgttcaaataattttatgtaataatgtggtatattttttatagtttaatatttaattatgtatttgtgtttatagttttgtattttagtgcaagattttattaattaatattactatagtacttttatatatgtgctagttatttataaacattttatggATTAGTATTAATTGACAAATGTAAAGACCataatgtaaattacaaataattttgaaattaaatttaaatttttgtttttggaaaaaaaaaacactttaaaatttcaaatataaagttttgcaAACTCTATGACAGAGAGTCCTTGATCTTACTCAAGCCCACATCTCTGAAATTtagataaaacataaaaaattaggtTACTGTTTATAAATACATAGAATACAAAGTTTACCTTTCATTGTAGTAATATTAAATgattttcaaatgataaaaatgCGAGGATCCAGAGGGGAGTTATCACTATTATCAAGAAAAACAACTTAAGGGTAAATATATTAACCTAACACCCGAAGATTTAACATAGATCCTGCAAAATACtcgaacaacaaaacaaaagttaaaaagacATGAAGCAACAACGTGACTTGGTCGTCGTCTTCTTTGTCCTTTTCAGCTTTCTCCTGGTAAAGCTTCTTCTTTATATGAAAACCCTAACTAAAGAAGATCTGATTTAtacatctaatatatatatatatatatatatatatatatatatatataatatttgttacaTTTTGTTGGTATATAGTTTGTGAATCTGAGTGAAGGAAGATCAGGAGGAAGTGCAGAAGAATattggaagaagatgatgaaggaTGAGCCATTACCTGGACCAATCAAAGAGCATCTCAACAATCCATTTAGGACAGGACAAGAGAGGTTCGTCAAAGATTTCAACACCAAGTCTATCGTCATCATCTACCACAATCCTAATgtataatcaattaaaatcatataatttggCTCTGCGTTTATGTATGCATCAGTTTACACATGCACCATATAAGTGTGTATTAATTAAGCAAATAACACATGCCTGAGTTGTTGTAGACTTATACAGTTATACGTACTATATTTTCATAGTGAAGAAATGTTGACCCTATGCTTCACACGTTGTTTGTTTGATATATCAAAAACCAATCTACTGTGtgtattttttctctctttttcctaTATTTTGTGAAGTTTGTGTAATTAATATTCCTCTAACATTGAAGTTTATTTAATTCTATAGTAAGAATAGTCTCAAAACAACATCTCAAGGGatttttttcccttttcttgaaacaaaaaaaaaattattattcaatTTAAGATTTGTTATGTTTATTTAAAGGATAGTGTTATTTGCTAAAATTGTCTCACCATTAGTGATATCATGTCAAGagtcaaaatcaatcaaaataagttacaaagtaagaaaaaaaacaattgtgtaTTTCACAAATGTTAATAACGTGGACACCACCAACGGTAAACAatgttcaaagaaaaaaaaagttgattgtAGAAAAAAGAGAGATCCACAATATACGACCACAAACACTGACCAGTCCAATTCagtttttttcactttttattcATAGTAATTTACCGCAGAACAACAAATTTACAGAATGGTAAAGATCCTCAACGATAAACTGGTGGTGAGAGAGCAGAGGTAAAACAATCTTTATTACTTCTTAGCATTCACATCCTGTTGACCTCTGTGTATTGCTGGTTCCCACATTGATTGTGTCCGACAGGTACCTAAGATCAAGCATCAAACCAACAACACGACAAGTTTTAAGACAGAATCTCTGTTACATCAACCGCAAAAAGAagctgttataaaatatataaacttacaTTTCTTCCTCTTTGCCACTCTTCATTGCATCTTTGGCAGAGGTTTCATAGTATGGAATGTTTCCTTTTGAAGCACACCAAGCTCGAGCTTTCTTCTCTGATAACACCCGACTGTTTCCACCATCCACATCGATTTTATTACCCATGACAACAAAGGGAAAGTTCTCTGGATCCGACGGACTTGCCTGCAAATCACAGTAACAAGACTTGCATTAAAGACATCTGATCTGGAGCATGTGGGAAGATAGCATGAATACACACACATACCTGGATCAGAAACTCTTCCCTCCAGTTATTGAGATCCTCAAATGATTTAGCGGAATTGACATCATAGACAAGTACACAGCAATCAGCACCGCGATAAAAAGCTACACCAAGGCTCTAGAACCTTTCCTGACCAGCCGTGTCCCatatctgttaaaaaaaagaagcaagacCTTAGCTCTTATGGTCAAACAAAGAGAGCAGTACATAGAGTACTTGGGGATCAATTCTTAATCTAGAACAGAGTATGTTACTAAGCATTAGAGAATAACATGTAAACTATCTGTATGGCAGAACCCTATGTCTATTCTTCCATGCCAAAAGAAAACCCCCCTTGTAATCACATTAGGAAACATTATATTCTAAATTGGAATAACTGCACAACTattgtagaggatggattcgaCCATCCCTCAAGGCCCGAAGAATAGACGGCCCGGCCCGTATAAAGTAAAGCGACAGCTCTGCTCCACGGCTCGAAGCGCTGATCTGTCGGTGCGACGCAAGAGTGCTTTTAGTCGATCATATATCGACCAAGCGTATCTGTCTCAACGGCCCCTCAAAGCAAcgtgggcttctcggcccaacgAGTTAAGAGCCCACGAAGGCGGCGCGAGCTAGGTCACGGAAGAGCATCAAGtcgactatataaggagaagGGGGGGGGGTGAAACGTAAGGAGGATCCGAAATCACCCACACATACTtcgcggctagattagggttttacctttatTATCTCGCCGTGTCATATCTTTCCGGTAAAGCTCTTCGAGCTCTGGCACCCTTTCTTTTACGCatttcctttccttgtaaccgacgaaacgctttttcgaccatcaataagacgtctttgcttgACCCACATTTTAAACCGAATGTTCCTTCGTTTAGTACCGTTtcccgatcaaacagttggcgcccaccgtggggcatCTAGCAAAGTAACGTCAACAAGATGGCGACAAGAAACGACGGCTCTTCCTCTGGAGAAGAACGTGAAGCTCCCGAAACGACGCCTGCGTCCTTTCCTATGACTCCGGCGCCGCTACCACCCGCATCCATAGGCACTATCATGGCGCGCCTTGCACAGCAGGACGCAGCCCAGAAGGCGGCGACCGACCAAATCGCGGCGCTCGCAAAAATCTTGGCCCCTCTCGCTGCGAACGTGGAAGCCTCGACGGTGCAGTATCGAAGACATCTGTTTAATACAGATAGAGCGACCAGCGCGACACCGATGCACGCTGAAGATCAAGACGTCACTGACGGCGATACGGCTCAAACCCATGGAGGTCTTGACGCATATACCATAAATGAACTCGCCGCGTTTAAAGCAATCAGTGCTCGATATAAACTCCAATATTCACAACGTAACGACGTCCGCTCCACAAATCGAGCGTGTCGTCTCATAATCTCTCTGGACGCCGTTCAGAGAAAAAATAACAAAGGTTCGACTCCGAAAGAAGGAAAAGCTCTGTCTTCCGACCTTCTACGGTGTTTCCGACCCTTCTGCCCACGTCACATCCTTCAACATTGCGATGTGACGCGCAAACCTCTCCGTCGAAGAAAAAGACGCCAGCTTTTGTCAGCTTTTCGTCAAAACCCTAGAAGGAATTGCTCTCAACTGGTTCACTGGCCTACAAGAGAACTCCGTCAGCAGCTTTCACGACCTCTCGACGGCTTTCCTCAAGAACTATATCATGTTTACTCGTCAGGAAGCCACTGCCACAGATCTCTGGAATCTCAACCACGCTAATGGGCAAAGCATGAGGGATTTCATGGAGAAGTTTAAATCTGTCGTATCGAAGGTCGACGTACCAGAGCACATAGCTGTTGAATCGTTGATGAACACCCTCCATATTAAATCACTGTTCCGAGCTGACCTCTACCGGCATCCGACGAGATCCGTGCCGGACGCTATCGCCTGATCCAACaacttcatccgaatggaaAAACACACCAGGGCGAAGGCGGCGAAAGAAGCGGCGGGAAAACAAATGCCCGCCCGAACTAACGACACTCGTCAGGAGCCTCGCCAGCATTCTGCAGCCAGGAAACCCAACCAAAAGAGGGGTTACATGAACGTAGTGGACGAAGAAGAGCCCACAGGCTCCGCAGTTGTCGTGCGAGAGAAGGGATGGAATCATTGGGATCGAGACACCGCACAGAAGACATCCAGTTCTTCCGAACCAACGAGCTCAAACGCTGTCGAGCCCGACAAGTGGTGCTCGTATCACAAGGTCAAGTCACACGACACGAAGGATTGCAAAATTTTTTGTGGACATTTCCTCAAGTCAATAGCCAGTGGCAAAATCAAGGTAGAATCTCCCCCGCAAAAGCCGAAAAACAATAAAAGCTgaagcaaaaacaaagagaagaaaactcaGAAGTCTCAAGCCAAGGCTCCTCAAAACGAAGAACGATCTAGCCCTGAGAGAGACCCAATGAACAACGTCAATCTCTAGGATGAGTCAACCGATGAGGAACAACCGAAGAACCGGCGACGAGTGGAAGTAATTCTCTCTCGACCTGACGACTCTTCGGATGAAGAAATCCCGCCGATAGCACCCGATTTGCGCGATAAATTAGGGAGAAAAAACGGACTCTGAGGATCTACGCGCCTTGCTAAAGCGAAAGGCCTCAATAGTATCAGTAAGCAAGACGGATCTCAAGACGACCCTCAATGAGTCCAAAGCAAGAAAGCTTGCCCACACCGTTGTTACTCCGAGCCCCCGACCTCAAATCGCAGACTTACGCGAGCAAATCAATTCTAGAGCCGAAGACCTACGGGTCAAGCTCAGTCAGTCCAAAAGATGTGAGTTACGGCGCTGTCTCGAGAAGGCAAAACGATGCCCCAGCACGGTTCCTCAAGCAGAAAATACTACCAGCGATCTATGGGCACAACTGGAGTTGATGAAGGCCACACATACCCCGCATCTCAATGTGATAATGGGCGGCTCACCTCCCTGCGGGGACTCGGTACGAGCCGTAAAATATTACCGACGACAAGCCGTCACCGCGCAAAAATGGCCTTCACAAGTCGAGGCTGACCATCAGATCTCTTTTTCAGCGGCTGACACTGGCGGCATCAGCATGCCGCATAATGATCCACTCCTCGTTGATATTGGGATTGGCGAATGCCATGTCACAAAGGTCCTCGTTGACACTGGCAGCTCGGTAGACCTTATCTTCAGGGATACGCTCGACAAGATGGGAGTCGACTTACGTGACATGAAGCCCTCTTCACGTACTCTTACCGGGttcaacggttcctcggaacaAATGATCGGAACAATACGTCTACAGTTTACGCAGGGGACGTAACCCGAACCGTAAAGTTCTCCGTCATTCGGGCAAAGGCGCCTTACAAAGCTATCCTCGACACCCCTTGGCTGCACTCCATGAAGGCCACTCCCTCTACTTATCACCAGTGTGTTTAATTTCCTGGAAAGGATGGCACAACACAGACGGTCCATGGAGACCAACACGCCGCGAGAGAGCTGCTTATCGCCGCAGTCAAGCTACAACAGTCAGTTTCTCTCGTCAACTCAGTAAACAAACCAATCAATAAAATCTATCCTCCAAAGGAGGAAATCCGTGAAGTCCCCATTGATGAAGCTGACCCGTCAAAGGTCATGCGTGTCGGAGCCTTTCTCTCCGATGAGATGCAATCGCAGATAATCTCCTTCCTCAAAGTGAACGCTTCGACTTTCGCATGGACAACTTCTGATATGAAGGGAATAGACCCCGCAGTAAAATCCCACGAGTTGAATGTTGATCCGACGTTCAAACCTATCCGACAGAAAAGACAGAAGCTCGGGCCCGAACGATCTAAAGCGTTGAATGAGGAGGTCGACAGGCTGCTCGACGCAGGTTTCATCGCCGAGGTTCGATACCCAGAGTGGCTGGCAAACCCTGTGGTAGTAAAGAATAAGAATGGAAAGTGGCGCATCTGTGTCGACTTCACCGATCTAAACAAAGCATGTCCAAAAGACAACTACCCTCTCCCTCACATCGATCGCTTGGTAGAATCAACAGCCGGTAATGAACTCTTAACCTTTACGGACGCCTTCTCGGGATATAATCAAATTTTGATGCACACGGAtgatcgcgagaagactgccTTCATAACGGATAGGGGTACGTATTGCTACAAAGTCATGCctttcggcctaaagaacgctGGAGCAACCTACCAGCGTCTGGTCAATCGAATGTTCGCTGATAAGCTTGGCAACACTATTGAAGTTTACATTGAtgacatgctggtcaaatcACTTCACGCTGAAGACCACCTCGACCACTTGCGAGAGTGCTTCAAAACGCTGAACGAATACGGaatgaagctcaacccagcAAAATGCTCCTTCGGCGGCACCTCGGGTGAGTTCCTGGGTTACATTGTCACCAAAGCGAGGCATTGAAGCGAACCCCAAGCAAATAACGGCGATCCTAGACCTTCGAGAAGATCAGTCGAGAAGTCCAGGGTCTAACAGGAAGGATTGCGGCCCTCAACAGGTTCATCTCAATATCTACAGATAAATGCCTCCCTTTCTATGAACTCCTGCGAGGGAACAGAAGGTTCGTCTGGGATGAAAAATGCGAAGAAGCGTTCAATCAGCTCAAGCATTATCTCACAACGCCTCCGGTTCTATCGAAGCCCGAAGCCGGCGACACCCTGTCCCTATATATCGCCGTCACTTCCTCAGCGGTCAGTAGCGTTCTCATCCGAGAAGACCGAGGCGAACAGAAGCCCATTTTCTACATCAGCAAGCGAATGACCGAACCGGAAACGCGATACGAGTCAACGCGTATTGTGATTCCCAACTCGTGGTAAGCCAATATCTCGGCGATTACGACGTCAGGAATGATAGGGTGGACGCTTTTCCAACCAGCCCCTCTGGACGGTGAAGCAAAACACCAACCAATTAGGAAGGTTAACCAAGTGGGCAATGGAACTAAGCGAGCACGACATAGTGTACAAGAATCGCACAGCAGCCAAGTCGAAGGTCCTCGCTGATTTCCTGATCGAGTTAACACCAGAACTCGAACAGGATCTAATCCTACCAAGCCAAAATTGGATACTGCACGTAGATGGATCATCTACGAACAAAAGTTTGGGGGCAGGTGTTCAACTACAGTCACCTACAGGCGAGCTAATCCGACAGTCATTCAGTTTTGGCTTCATCGCGTCAAACAATGAAGCCGAATACGAGTCCCTCATCGCGGGCCTCCGTCTCGCTAAAGCAGTTAAAGCCAAGCGAGTCAGCGCGAATTGTGATTCCCAACTCGTAGTAAGCCAGTATCTCGGCGACTACGATGTCAGGAATGATAGAATGGACGCTTACCTAAAGCTCGTCAAGGACCTCACCCGAGATTTCGAGTTCTTTGAACTCACGAAGGTTCCCCGCGGAGAGAACATATGCGCAGACGCCCTCGCAGCCCTCGGAAGCAAATTGCACGACCAAGTGAAGAGAACGATCCCAATACACAAGATCGAGAAACCAAGCGTCAGTCAAACAACTGAGCAGCTAGCCATCACAGCATCCGTCACTGACGCAATGCATATCGATGAAGCAGAACCTCGTGCAACAGAAAGTCAGTTCAAAGATTGGCGAAAGGAGTTCATCGCTTACTTAGCTGACGGGAAATTACCCACCGAGAAGTGGGAGGCAAGATGACTCAAGCGGCGAAGCGCGCATTACGTCGTCATGGACGGagaactccatcgatggaccgcAACAAAGGTGCTCCTTAAATGCATTTCCGGCGACAAAACAAGACTCGTCATGGCCAAAACGCATGAAGGCGCAGCAGGCAATCACTCAGGGGGGCGAGCTCTCGCATTGAAAGTGAAGAACCTTGGTTTCTACTGGCCGACCATGAACGCAGACTGTGAATCCTACGTCCAGAAATGTGACAAGTGCCAGCGACACGCTTCAACCATCCACAGTCCGACGGAATTACTCCATACCTTGAATGAGCCGTACCCattcatgcgatggggaatggacatTATTGGGCCAATATCGAGCTCTCGACAGAAGAGAAATAAGGAGGTACATAAGTTCGTCTGAAAAAATGTCATATGCAGGCACGGGCTCCCCTACGAGATAATCACCGACAACCGGTCACAGTTTATCTTGCATAACTTCAGAGGGTTCTGCTACAGGTGGAGAATCCGTCTCAACATGTCAACACCAAGAAACCCACAGAGTAACGGTCAAGCCGAGTCTACTAACAAAACAATCATCGACGGCCTTAAGAAGCGACTCGACTTGAAGAAAGGTTGATGGGCCGATGAACTAGATGGAGTGCTGTGGTCCCATAGGACAACTCCGCGTGAAGCAACGAAAGCTACCCCTTTCTCGATGGCCTATGGAGTCGAAGCAATAGCACCCGCCAAAGTAAACGTAACGAGCTTACGCCGTTCCAAGATGCCGCAGAACGTCAAACTTAACCATGATATGTTACTCGACGCTCTTGACGACATCGAAGAGAAACGCGACCAAGCGCTACTTCGCATTCAGAACTATCAGCATCAGATCGAGAGTTAATATAACAAGAAAGTCAATTCTCGTTCTCTCGAACTAGGCAACCTCGTTCTCCGGAAGGAGTTCGAAAACACTAAAGAATGGAAGGTTGGTAAACTCGGAGCCAATTGGGAAGGACCAGACAAGATCACCGAGATAGTCAAACCCAGAGTCTATAATCTCGAGGATGAGTCAACCGAGTGAACGACTCACGGTCAAGTTCACTCGtctctaaagaaaaaaaagaaaaaaccgaGTGAATGCGCTTTCCCAGCCACTTTTACTCGAAAAAcaaagaactacgaatggcttgatcctccaCAAAgtgggtacgtaggcagccttaacagGTCCAGCtgtaacacaaaaaaaacagcAAACTCCTCCCTCGAGAAGTTGCACCGTCTATGCGATGAGTACACGAGCTCGCTCCGGCCTCTCGACCAAACGTACCGGTACTCGCACCCCACCATCgagtatgtcctgatcagacacgtaCTCACAGGGACTTGGtcatgtcctgatcagacatcGAGCTCTCGCATTGAAAGTGAAGAACCTCAGCTTCTACTGGCCAACCATGAACGCAGACTATGAATCATACGTTCAGAAATGTGACAAGTGCCAGCGACATGGTTAAACCATCCACAGTCTGACGGAGCTACTCCATACCTTGACTGCGCCATACCCTTTCATGCGATGGGGAGTGGACATTATTGGATCAATGTCGAGCTCTCGACAGAAGAGATTCATCTTAGTCCTAACAGATTACTTCACGAAATGGGTAGAAGCAGAAGCCTACGCCAACATCACGGATAAGGAGGTACATAAGTTCGTCTGGAAAAATGTCATATGCAGGCACGGGCTCCCCTACGAGATAATCACCGACAACCGGTCACAGTTTATCTTGCATAACTTCAGAGGGTTCTGCTACAGGTGGAGAATCCGTCTCAACATGTCAACACCAAGAAACCCATAGAGTAACGGTCAAGCCGAGTCTACTAACAAAACAATCATCGACGGCCTTAAGAAGCGACTCGACTTGAAGAAAGGTTGATGGGACGATGAACTAGATGGAGTGTTGTGGTCCCATAGGACAACTCCGCGTGAAGCAACGAAAGCTACCCCTTTCTCGATGGCCTATGGAGTCGAAGCAATAGCACCCGCCAAAGTAAATGTAACGAGCTTACGCCGTTCCAAGATGCCGCAGAACGTCGAACTTAACCATGATATGTTCCTCGACTCTCTTGACGACATCGAAGAGAAACACGACCAAGCGCTACTTCGCATTCAGAACTATCAGCATCAGATCGAGAGTTAATATAACAAGAAAGTCAATTCTCGTTCTCTCGAACTAGGCAACCTCGTTCTCCGGAAGGAGTTCGAAAACACTAAAGAATGGAAGGTTGGTAAACTCGGAGCCAATTGGGAAGGACCAGACAAGATCGCCGAGCTAGTCAAACCCAGAGTCTATAATCTCGAGGATGAGTCAACCGAGTGAACGACTCACGGTCAAGTTCACTcgtctctaaaaaaaaaaaagcgagtGAACGACTCACGGTCAAGTTCACTcatctctaaaaaaaaaaaagaagaaaccgagtaaatgcgctttcccagccacttttactcgaaaaacaaagaactacgaatggcttgatcctccaCAAAgtgggtacgtaggcagccttaacagGTCCAGCtgtaacacaaaaaaaacagcAAACTCCTCCCTCGAGAAGTTGCACCGTCTATGCGATGAGTACACGAGCTCGCTCCGGCCTCTCGACCAAACGTACCGGTACTCGCACCCCACCATCgagtatgtcctgatcagacacgtaCTCACAGGGACTTGGTCATGTCACAGCATTGGCTGATATGTCCGAAATGATGACACCCATCCATCTCATAATTTACTAAGTAAGGTTTGGCCGACCGAACGCTTAGGAATTACTTTGAGATCAGATTCGGAACCGTCACCATTTAAAAGCTTCCTAGTCTTAAATTGCTCCCCTTCGGCCCACGTTTGGATAGAGCCACTAACAGGCGAAAGAACTTAACGACTGATGGTTTAGCGACATACGGTCGCAAGTCCATTAGATTTGCGATCCACGCCGCACCGATATTTAAGAAGCCGTCTGAAACtcgaaatctaaactctaaagtCAGATGACAATCTACGACTTACTGAGTATCTAGAACTTGAGAAAATCAAGCAGGCTAACCAGGATTCCCAATAAGAGTTTCCAAATACTTTAAAGAGACAGAGTTTAAAGACCTCTCCAGGTCGAgtcaatatacaaaaaaaagaaagggagTTCAGGGTCAAAGAAACAACAACGAATGAAGTTACTCCCCAACATCTTCAACTTGTTCTCGCGCGACGTCTTCCTCACCAACAGATGGTCTTGGAGGACCCGCGTTCACTGACTGATCACCTTCGTTCTCGGTACGGGGAATCGTCTCTCTTTCGTGGGTCTCATTTGGATTCTCGGGAGGGTTGACCTGGGAATAGTCCATCTCTTCGATTATATCTTTGTCGATTTCTCCGACGTCTTCGTCCTTATCCGATTCCTCATCTTGAGCATCCTCTCGGTCGGCGGCTGAGGAGTCAGAGATCTCCAAAACGGTGGTCCGACCctctgatatcttgcatatttccattatcttatccattcgtccatgtgcattttgatcatatagactaggatttagccatgtttaggttacattttgcatacatgagtctttatcaggtgttggagtgccacatggagttcttggggacatttggatgcatttggagctcaaaggaggtgaaataggtgatcattggacgagcagaggatgggagcgaggttccgcagcgacgtcatgaggtcgctccaaagcacctctcagagcgacctagctggagcgaccccgtgaagtcgctcgccatattCATCCCGTTggaagcccagagcgacttgcccagagcgacgcaccgaggtcgctcgcatctcACACCCCTCTCGGAGCGACATCACGAAGTCGCTGTGTCCCACTTCTCAGAGCGACCTTCCTAAAGCGACGCcatgaagtcgctcgcgttctcGTTACTCCGAACAGTGCTAGagctagaagagaaga
This genomic interval carries:
- the LOC106320992 gene encoding uncharacterized protein LOC106320992 produces the protein MKQQRDLVVVFFVLFSFLLFVNLSEGRSGGSAEEYWKKMMKDEPLPGPIKEHLNNPFRTGQERFVKDFNTKSIVIIYHNPNV